A stretch of the Neisseria sp. DTU_2020_1000833_1_SI_GRL_NUU_006 genome encodes the following:
- the glmS gene encoding glutamine--fructose-6-phosphate transaminase (isomerizing) yields the protein MCGIVGAIRANHNVVDFLTDGLKRLEYRGYDSSGIAVNMDGKIKRVRRVGRVQLMEDAAREKGVFGHIGIGHTRWATHGGVTEPNAHPHISGGMIAVVHNGIIENFEAERERLQSLGYTFESQTDTEVIAHSVNHEYTQNGGKLFEAVRAAAARFHGAYAIAVMAQDKPEEMVVARMGCPLLVALGDQETFIASDVSAVIAFTRRIAYLEDGDIAVLSANGIDKLIDKTGAETQRKVKVSELSLASLELGPYSHFMQKEIHEQPRAIADTAEVFLDGGFEPENFGANAREVFDDIHSIKILACGTSYYAALTAKYWLESIAKIPTDVEIASEYRYRDVIADPKQLIITISQSGETLDTMEALKYAKSLGHKHSLSICNVMESALPRESELVLYTRAGAEIGVASTKAFTTQLVVLFGLAVTLGKQRGLVSAEKAREYVEELRQLPGSIQHVLNLEPQIAAWAQKFAKKNSALFLGRGIHFPIALEGALKLKEITYIHAEAYPAGELKHGPLALVDENMPVVVIAPNDGLLDKVKANMQEVGARGGELFVFADLDSNFNATDGVHVIRAPRHVGVLSPIVHTIPVQLLSYHAALARGTDVDKPRNLAKSVTVE from the coding sequence ATGTGCGGTATCGTCGGCGCCATCCGCGCCAATCACAATGTAGTCGATTTTCTGACCGACGGTCTTAAACGCCTTGAATATCGGGGTTACGACTCGTCGGGTATCGCCGTGAATATGGACGGCAAAATCAAGCGTGTGCGCCGTGTCGGCCGCGTGCAGCTGATGGAGGATGCCGCGCGCGAAAAAGGCGTGTTCGGCCATATCGGCATCGGCCATACCCGCTGGGCGACCCACGGCGGCGTAACCGAACCCAACGCCCACCCCCACATCTCTGGCGGCATGATTGCCGTCGTCCACAACGGCATCATCGAAAACTTCGAAGCCGAACGCGAACGCCTCCAATCCTTAGGCTACACCTTCGAATCGCAAACCGACACCGAAGTCATTGCCCACAGCGTCAATCACGAATACACCCAAAACGGCGGCAAACTGTTTGAAGCCGTCCGCGCCGCCGCCGCCCGTTTCCACGGCGCGTACGCCATCGCCGTGATGGCGCAGGACAAACCTGAAGAAATGGTGGTCGCACGCATGGGCTGCCCGCTCTTGGTGGCATTGGGCGACCAAGAAACCTTCATTGCCTCCGACGTATCCGCCGTCATCGCCTTCACCCGCCGCATCGCCTATTTGGAAGACGGCGACATCGCCGTATTGAGCGCGAACGGCATCGACAAACTGATTGACAAAACCGGTGCCGAAACCCAACGCAAAGTCAAAGTATCCGAGTTGTCGCTCGCTTCGCTGGAGTTGGGCCCATACAGCCACTTCATGCAGAAAGAAATCCACGAACAGCCGCGCGCCATCGCCGATACCGCCGAAGTCTTCCTTGACGGCGGCTTCGAACCCGAAAACTTCGGCGCAAACGCACGCGAAGTGTTCGACGACATCCACAGCATCAAAATCCTTGCCTGCGGCACGTCCTACTACGCCGCGCTGACCGCCAAATACTGGCTCGAATCCATCGCCAAAATCCCGACCGACGTCGAAATCGCCAGCGAATACCGCTACCGCGACGTGATTGCCGATCCGAAACAACTGATCATCACCATCTCCCAATCCGGCGAAACCTTGGACACGATGGAGGCCCTGAAATACGCGAAATCCTTAGGGCACAAACACAGCCTGTCCATCTGCAACGTCATGGAATCCGCCCTGCCGCGCGAAAGCGAATTGGTACTGTACACCCGCGCCGGTGCAGAAATCGGCGTCGCCTCCACCAAAGCGTTCACCACACAACTGGTTGTATTGTTTGGCTTGGCGGTGACGCTGGGCAAACAGCGCGGTTTGGTTTCCGCCGAAAAAGCGCGCGAATACGTCGAAGAACTGCGCCAACTGCCCGGCAGCATCCAACACGTTCTCAACCTTGAGCCGCAAATCGCCGCGTGGGCGCAAAAATTTGCCAAGAAAAACAGCGCACTGTTTTTGGGCCGCGGCATCCACTTCCCGATTGCCCTCGAAGGCGCGTTGAAGCTGAAAGAAATCACCTACATCCACGCCGAAGCCTATCCCGCAGGCGAATTGAAACACGGCCCGCTGGCATTGGTGGACGAAAACATGCCCGTCGTCGTCATCGCGCCGAACGACGGCTTGTTGGACAAAGTCAAAGCCAATATGCAGGAAGTCGGCGCACGCGGCGGCGAACTCTTCGTCTTCGCCGATTTGGACAGCAATTTCA